A single region of the Sorghum bicolor cultivar BTx623 chromosome 7, Sorghum_bicolor_NCBIv3, whole genome shotgun sequence genome encodes:
- the LOC110436950 gene encoding AT-hook motif nuclear-localized protein 10, whose protein sequence is MEVRSEQGLMAGRDLFGMPKSPPAPVPGPPASAAMQSVRMAYTADGTAVYAPVSSSAATPSYQPQGPAHGTSMSAATVVGGNGASAVPGMGEPVAKKKRGRPRKYGPDGSMALALVPASAATGSPATGSPATGQGSSGPFSPAGLNPASSLLVVSPDGFKKRGRPKGSTNKPRVDAAGSSGAGFTPHVITVQAGEDVSSKIMSFSQHGTRAICVLSANGAISNVTLRQTATSGGTVTYEGRFEILSLSGSFLLVENGGQRSRTGGLSVSLAGPDGRLLGGGVAGLLIAASPVQIVLGSFNSGGKKESKKHAPSEPTSVPLKVAPTTGMGPNSPPSRGTLSELSGGTGSPPPLHQGMAASNNNQPPFLSSMPWK, encoded by the exons ATGGAGGTGAGGTCCGAGCAAGGGCTGATGGCAGGGAGGGATCTATTCGGCATGCCGAAGAGCCCGCCGGCGCCGGTGCCTGGGCCGCCGGCGTCCGCGGCCATGCAGAGCGTGCGCATGGCGTACACTGCGGACGGCACCGCTGTGTACGCTCCGGTGAGCTCCTCGGCCGCGACGCCGTCTTACCAGCCGCAGGGCCCAGCCCACGGCACTAGCATGTCTGCGGCGACGGTCGTTGGTGGCAATGGCGCGTCAGCTGTGCCTGGCATGGGGGAGCCGGTGGCCAAGAAGAAGCGCGGGCGACCAAGAAAGTACGGGCCCGACGGGTCCATGGCGCTGGCATTGGTGCCTGCGTCGGCGGCTACGGGATCACCGGCTACAGGGTCACCAGCGACAGGGCAGGGTTCTTCCGGGCCGTTCTCACCGGCTGGGTTAAATCCGGCGAGCTCTCTGCTAGTGGTGTCGCCAGATGGATTTAAGAAGCGGGGCCGGCCTAAGGGTTCTACCAACAAGCCGCGCGTGGATGCTGCTG GGTCATCAGGAGCTGGATTTACACCTCATGTTATTACAGTTCAAGCTGGGGAG GATGTGTCATCAAAGATTATGTCATTTTCTCAGCATGGAACGCGTGCAATTTGTGTTCTTTCAGCAAATGGTGCCATATCAAATGTGACGCTTCGTCAGACTGCTACATCAGGTGGAACTGTAACATACGAG GGTCGATTTGAGATACTATCACTGTCAggctcattcctcctggtggAGAATGGTGGTCAGCGTAGTCGAACTGGAGGACTCAGTGTGTCCCTGGCTGGTCCTGATGGTCGTCTGTTGGGTGGTGGAGTTGCGGGACTTCTCATAGCAGCTTCACCAGTTCAG ATAGTACTGGGAAGCTTCAATTCTGGAGGCAAAAAAGAGTCAAAAAAGCATGCTCCTTCAGAACCCACATCAGTGCCACTGAAGGTCGCTCCGACCACCGGGATGGGACCCAACAGCCCTCCTTCAAGAGGTACATTGAGCGAGTTATCTGGTGGCACTGGAAGCCCACCACCACTGCATCAAGGCATGGCTGCTAGCAATAATAACCAACCGCCGTTCCTGTCTAGCATGCCTTGGAAATGA